Proteins from a single region of Catenulispora acidiphila DSM 44928:
- a CDS encoding polysaccharide lyase family 7 protein: protein MPTPTPTASPRMLRKPRRRSARSFAAAFGSVALTVAGTSLMLAPVASAGNATGQVTGYQGLCLDDRGGLTANLNPVQVYSCNGTTAQQWTVNSTGNTLQVLGKCLDVHSAGTANGTTVDLYDCNGSGAQVWVPQSNGELLNPNSGKCLDDTGHGGSGTQAQIWSCTGSTNQQWTLPTGSGGGTGPGGLNPGVAPGGNFDLSLWELQLPTGSAGSPTTILPAQLEGANGYQSQYFYTDSTDGAMTFWDPENGVTTPNSNYSRSEFREMTSSGAAANWFAAGTTNTLSATLKVTQVPDHVCVGQIHLGSGGSTKPLLELFYYASGDIKMAIEQTPAGGNEVLYDVGTVPVGTQFSYVIGLSGSTISLSLNGGAARTWTASSTFNGYGMYFKAGDYDQSSGSSSSVGARVGFYALSIHHS from the coding sequence CGTTCGGCAGCGTCGCGCTGACCGTCGCCGGCACGAGCCTGATGCTGGCTCCGGTCGCCTCCGCCGGAAACGCTACCGGCCAGGTCACCGGCTACCAAGGGCTGTGTCTGGACGACCGCGGCGGCTTGACCGCCAACCTCAATCCCGTCCAGGTCTACAGCTGCAACGGCACCACCGCGCAGCAGTGGACTGTCAACAGCACCGGCAACACCTTGCAGGTGCTCGGCAAGTGTCTCGACGTGCACTCCGCCGGCACCGCCAACGGCACGACCGTCGACCTCTACGACTGCAACGGATCCGGCGCTCAGGTCTGGGTCCCGCAGTCCAACGGCGAGCTGCTGAACCCCAACTCCGGCAAGTGCCTGGACGACACCGGCCATGGCGGCTCCGGGACCCAGGCGCAGATCTGGAGTTGCACCGGCTCTACCAACCAGCAGTGGACGCTGCCCACCGGTAGCGGTGGCGGTACCGGTCCCGGCGGACTGAACCCCGGCGTCGCGCCCGGAGGCAACTTCGACCTCTCGCTGTGGGAGCTCCAACTGCCCACCGGCTCGGCGGGCTCGCCCACCACGATCCTGCCCGCGCAGCTCGAAGGCGCCAACGGCTATCAGAGCCAGTACTTCTACACCGACTCCACCGACGGCGCGATGACGTTCTGGGACCCCGAGAACGGCGTCACCACCCCGAACTCGAACTACTCGCGCTCGGAGTTCCGCGAGATGACCTCCAGCGGCGCGGCAGCCAACTGGTTCGCGGCCGGCACCACCAACACCCTCAGCGCCACGCTGAAGGTCACGCAGGTCCCCGACCACGTCTGCGTCGGCCAGATCCACCTCGGCTCCGGCGGTTCCACCAAGCCGCTGCTGGAGCTGTTCTACTACGCCAGCGGCGACATCAAGATGGCCATCGAGCAGACCCCCGCCGGCGGCAACGAGGTGCTCTACGACGTCGGCACCGTCCCGGTGGGCACGCAGTTCAGCTACGTGATCGGACTCAGCGGCAGCACCATCAGCCTGTCGCTCAACGGCGGCGCGGCCCGCACCTGGACCGCCTCCTCCACCTTCAACGGCTACGGCATGTACTTCAAGGCCGGGGACTACGACCAAAGCTCCGGCAGCAGCTCCAGTGTCGGCGCCCGGGTCGGCTTCTACGCCCTGTCGATCCACCACAGCTGA